One window of Mus caroli chromosome 11, CAROLI_EIJ_v1.1, whole genome shotgun sequence genomic DNA carries:
- the Per1 gene encoding period circadian protein homolog 1, whose translation MSGPLEGADGGGDPRPGEPFCPGGVPSPGAPQHRPCPGPSLADDTDANSNGSSGNESNGPESRGASQRSSHSSSSGNGKDSALLETTESSKSTNSQSPSPPSSSIAYSLLSASSEQDNPSTSGCSSEQSARARTQKELMTALRELKLRLPPERRGKGRSGTLATLQYALACVKQVQANQEYYQQWSLEEGEPCAMDMSTYTLEELEHITSEYTLRNQDTFSVAVSFLTGRIVYISEQAGVLLRCKRDVFRGARFSELLAPQDVGVFYGSTTPSRLPTWGTGTSAGSGLKDFTQEKSVFCRIRGGPDRDPGPRYQPFRLTPYVTKIRVSDGAPAQPCCLLIAERIHSGYEAPRIPPDKRIFTTRHTPSCLFQDVDERAAPLLGYLPQDLLGAPVLLFLHPEDRPLMLAIHKKILQLAGQPFDHSPIRFCARNGEYVTMDTSWAGFVHPWSRKVAFVLGRHKVRTAPLNEDVFTPPAPSPAPSLDSDIQELSEQIHRLLLQPVHSSSPTGLCGVGPLMSPGPLHSPGSSSDSNGGDAEGPGPPAPVTFQQICKDVHLVKHQGQQLFIESRAKPPPRPRLLATGTFKAKVLPCQSPNPELEVAPVPDQASLALAPEEPERKETSGCSYQQINCLDSILRYLESCNIPSTTKRKCASSSSYTASSASDDDKQRAGPVPVGAKKDPSSAVLSGEGATPRKEPVVGGTLSPLALANKAESVVSVTSQCSFSSTIVHVGDKKPPESDIIMMEDLPGLAPGPAPSPAPSPTVAPDPTPDAYRPVGLTKAVLSLHTQKEEQAFLNRFRDLGRLRGLDTSSVAPSAPGCHHGPIPPGRRHHCRSKAKRSRHHHHQTPRPETPCYVSHPSPVPSSGPWPPPPATTPFPAVVQPYPLPVFSPRGGPQPLPPAPTSVSPATFPSPLVTPMVALVLPNYLFPTPPSYPYGVSQAPVEGPPTPASHSPSPSLPPPPPSPPHRPDSPLFNSRCSSPLQLNLLQLEESPRTEGGAAAGGPGSSAGPLPPSEETAEPEARLVEVTESSNQDALSGSSDLLELLLQEDSRSGTGSAASGSLGSGLGSGSGSGSHEGGSTSASVTRSSQSSHTSKYFGSIDSSEAEAGAAQARTEPGDQVIKYVLQDPIWLLMANADQHVMMTYQVPSRDAASVLKQDRERLRAMQKQQPQFSEDQRRELGAVHSWVRKGQLPRALDVTACVDCGSSVQDPGHSDDPLFSELDGLGLEPMEEGGGEGGGGGVGGGGGDGGEEAQTQIGAKGSSSQDSAMEEEEQGGGSSSPALPAEENSTS comes from the exons ATGAGTGGTCCCCTAGAAGGGGCCGATGGGGGAGGAGACCCCAGGCCCGGAGAACCTTTTTGTCCTGGAGGAGTCCCATCCCCTGGGGCCCCGCAGCACCGGCCTTGTCCAGGCCCCAGCCTGGCTGATGACACTGATGCAAACAGCAATGGCTCAAGTGGCAATGAGTCGAACGGACCCGAGTCCAGGGGCGCATCTCAGCGGAGTTCTCATAGTTCCTCTTCTGGCAATGGCAAGGACTCAGCTCTGCTGGAGACCACTGAGAGCAGCAAAag TACAAACTCACAGAGCCCATCCCCACCCAGCAGCTCCATTGCCTACAGCCTCCTGAGTGCGAGCTCAGAGCAGGACAACCCATCTACCAGTGGCTGCAG CAGCGAACAGTCAGCTCGAGCCAGGACCCAGAAAGAACTCATGACTGCACTTCGGGAGCTCAAACTTCGACTGCCACCAGAGCGTCGGGGCAAGGGCCGCTCTGGGACCTTGGCCACACTGCAGTATGCTCTGGCCTGTGTCAAGCAGGTGCAGG CTAACCAGGAGTATTACCAGCAGTGGAGTCTGGAGGAGGGTGAGCCTTGTGCCATGGACATGTCTACTTATACCCTGGAGGAACTGGAGCACATCACATCCGAATACACACTTCGAAACCAG GACACCTTCTCTGTGGCTGTGTCCTTCCTGACAGGCCGGATTGTCTATATTTCGGAGCAGGCAGGTGTCCTGCTGCGTTGCAAACGGGATGTGTTTCGGGGTGCCCGCTTCTCAGAGCTCCTAGCTCCCCAGGATGTGGGTGTCTTCTATGGCTCTACTACACCATCACGATTGCCCACCTGGGGCACTGGCACCTCTGCAG GTTCAGGCCTCAAGGACTTCACCCAGGAAAAGTCTGTCTTCTGCCGAATCAG AGGAGGTCCTGACCGGGATCCAGGGCCTCGGTACCAGCCATTCCGCTTAACCCCATATGTGACCAAGATTCGGGTCTCAGATGGGGCACCTGCACAGCCGTGCTGCCTACTCATTGCAGAGCGCATCCACTCCGGTTATGAAG CTCCCCGGATCCCTCCTGACAAGAGGATCTTCACCACCCGACACACACCAAGCTGCCTCTTCCAGGATGTAGATGAAAG GGCTGCCCCACTGCTGGGTTACCTCCCCCAGGATCTCCTAGGGGCTCCGGTACTTCTCTTTCTACATCCTGAGGACCGACCCCTCATGCTGGCCATTCATAAGAAGA TACTGCAGCTGGCAGGCCAGCCCTTTGACCATTCCCCTATTCGCTTCTGTGCTCGGAACGGGGAATATGTCACCATGGACACCAGCTGGGCCGGTTTTGTGCACCCCTGGAGCCGCAAGGTGGCTTTCGTGCTGGGTCGCCATAAAGTGCGCAC GGCACCCCTGAATGAGGACGTCTTcactcccccagcccccagcccagctCCATCCCTGGACTCTGATATCCAGGAACTCTCAGAGCAGATCCATCGATTGCTGCTGCAG CCTGTGCACAGCTCCAGCCCCACAGGGCTCTGTGGAGTTGGCCCTCTGATGTCCCCTGGtcctctacatagccctggctccTCCAGTGATAGCAATGGTGGGGACGCTGAGGGGCCTGGGCCTCCTGCTCCA GTGACTTTCCAGCAGATCTGTAAGGATGTGCATCTGGTAAAGCACCAGGGACAACAGCTTTTCATTGAGTCTCGGGCCAAGCCTCCGCCCCGGCCCCGCCTCCTTG CTACAGGTACATTCAAAGCCAAAGTCCTTCCCTGCCAGTCCCCAAACCCCGAACTGGAGGTGGCCCCAGTTCCTGACCAAGCCTCATTAGCCTTGGCCCctgaggagccagagaggaaagaaacctCTGGCTGTTCCTACCAGCAGATCAACTGCCTGGACAGCATCCTCAG GTATTTGGAGAGCTGCAACATTCCCAGTACAACCAAGCGTAAatgtgcctcctcctcctcctacactGCCTCTTCAGCCTCTGACGATGACAAGCAGAGGGCAGGTCCAGTTCCTGTGGGGGCCAAGAAAG ATCCGTCGTCAGCAGTGCTGTCTGGGGAGGGGGCAACTCCTCGGAAGGAGCCAGTGGTGGGAGGCACCCTGAGCCCGCTCGCCCTGGCCAATAAGGCAGAGAGCGTGGTGTCCGTCACCAGTCAGTGTAGCTTCAGCTCCACCATCGTCCATGTGGGAGACAAGAAGCCCCCGGAGTCGG ACATCATCATGATGGAAGACCTGCCTGGCCTGGCCCCTGGCCCAGCCCCCAGTCCGGCCCCCAGCCCCACAGTAGCCCCTGACCCAACCCCAGATGCTTATCGCCCAGTGGGTCTGACCAAGGCCGTGCTGTCCCtgcacacacagaaggaagagcAAGCCTTCCTCAACCGCTTCAGAGATCTTGGCAGGCTTCGTGGACTTGACACCTCTTCTGTGGCCCCCTCAGCCCCTG GCTGCCACCATGGCCCCATTCCCCCTGGTCGCCGACACCACTGCCGATCTAAAGCAAAGCGTTCccgtcaccaccaccaccagacccCCCGGCCCGAAACTCCCTGCTATGTCTCCCATCCTTcacctgtgccctcttctggaccctGGCCACCCCCACCAGCCACTACCCCCTTCCCAGCAGTGGTCCAGCCCTACCCACTCCCAGTATTCTCCCCTCGAGGAGGACCCcagccccttccccctgcccctaCATCTGTATCCCCTGctaccttcccttctcccttagTGACCCCAATGGTGGCCTTGGTGCTCCCTAACTATCTATTCCCTACCCCACCTAGTTATCCATATGGGGTGTCCCAGGCCCCTGTTGAGGGGCCACCCACGCCCgcttcccactctccctctccatccctgcccccaccacctCCTAGCCCCCCCCACCGCCCAGACTCCCCACTGTTCAACTCAAGATGCAGCTCCCCACTCCAGCTCAATCTGCTGCAGCTTGAGGAGTCCCCCCGCACAGAGGGGGGCGCTGCTGCAGGAGGCCCCGGAAGCAGTGCGGGGCCCCTGCCTCCCAGTGAGGAGACTGCTGAGCCAGAGGCCAGATTG GTGGAGGTTACTGAGTCGTCCAATCAGGATGCACTTTCAGGCTCCAGCGACCTGCTGGAGCTACTGCTACAAGAAGACTCTCGCTCGGGCACAGGCTCCGCAGCCTCAGGCTCCCTGGGCTCTGGCCTGGGCTCTGGGTCTGGTTCAGGATCCCACGAAGGGGGAAGCACCTCAGCCAGCGTCACCC GCAGCAGTCAGAGCAGCCATACAAGCAAGTACTTTGGCAGCATCGACTCTTCCGAGGCTGAAGCTGGGGCTGCTCAGGCcaggactgagcctggggaccagGTCATTAAGTATGTGCTCCAGGACCCCATCTGGCTGCTCATGGCCAATGCCGACCAGCATGTCATGATGACATACCAGGTGCCGTCCAG GGATGCAGCCTCTGTGCTGAAGCAAGACCGGGAGAGGCTCCGGGCCATGCAGAAACAGCAGCCACAGTTCTCAGAGGACCAGAGGCGGGAACTGGGTGCTGTGCACTCCTGGGTCCGGAAGGGCCAGCTGCCTCGGGCCCTTGATGTGACG GCGTGTGTGGACTGTGGCAGCAGCGTTCAAGATCCTGGCCACTCTGATGACCCACTCTTCTCAGAACTGGATGGATTGGGGCTGGAGCCCATGGAAGAGGGTGGAGGcgagggtggtgggggtggtgttgGAGGCGGTGGGGGTGATGGTGGTGAGGAGGCCCAGACCCAAATTGGGGCTAAGGGTTCAAGCTCTCAGGACTCTGccatggaggaagaagagcaaggTGGGGGCTCATCCAGCCCAGCTTTACCTGCAGAAGAAAACAGCACCAGCTAG
- the Hes7 gene encoding transcription factor HES-7 isoform X2, whose product MVTRERAENRDGPKMLKPLVEKRRRDRINRSLEELRLLLLERTRDQNLRNPKLEKAEILEFAVGYLRERSRVEPPAPAAPGVPRSPGQDAEALASCYLSGFRECLLRLAAFAHDASPAARSQLFSALHGYRRPKPPRPEAVDPGLPAPRPPLDPASPILGPGLHQRPSVHQGPPSPRLAWSPSHCSSRAGDSGAPAPLTGLLPPPPPPYRQDGAPKAPPLPPPAFWRPWP is encoded by the exons ATGGTCACCCGGGAGCGAGCTGAGAATAGGGACGGCCCCAAG ATGCTGAAGCCGTTGGTGGAGAAGCGGCGCCGGGACCGCATCAACCGCAGCCTAGAAGAGCTGAGGCTGCTGCTCCTGGAGAGGACCAGGGACCAG AACCTCCGGAACCCGAAGCTGGAGAAAGCGGAGATACTGGAGTTCGCCGTGGGCTACTTGAGGGAGCGAAGCCGGGTGGAGCCCCCGG CGCCGGCCGCACCAGGGGTTCCCCGGTCCCCAGGCCAGGACGCCGAGGCGCTCGCCAGCTGCTACTTGTCCGGCTTCCGCGAGTGCCTGCTTCGCTTGGCGGCCTTTGCGCACGACGCCAGCCCGGCCGCCCGCTCCCAGCTTTTCTCCGCGCTGCACGGCTACCGGCGCCCCAAACCGCCCCGGCCCGAGGCTGTAGATCCAGGGCTCCCAGCGCCGCGCCCACCGCTGGACCCCGCTTCACCAATCCTTGGCCCCGGGCTGCACCAGCGCCCCTCAGTGCACCAGGGCCCTCCCAGTCCCCGCCTCGCTTGGTCCCCATCCCACTGCTCCTCTCGCGCCGGGGATTCGGGCGCGCCGGCGCCCCTCACCGGACTgctgccgccaccgccaccgccttACAGACAAGACGGGGCACCCAAGGCCCCGCCACTTCCACCGCCCGCGTTTTGGAGACCTTGGCCCTGA
- the Hes7 gene encoding transcription factor HES-7 isoform X1, which produces MVTRERAENRDGPKMLKPLVEKRRRDRINRSLEELRLLLLERTRDQNLRNPKLEKAEILEFAVGYLRERSRVEPPGVPRSPGQDAEALASCYLSGFRECLLRLAAFAHDASPAARSQLFSALHGYRRPKPPRPEAVDPGLPAPRPPLDPASPILGPGLHQRPSVHQGPPSPRLAWSPSHCSSRAGDSGAPAPLTGLLPPPPPPYRQDGAPKAPPLPPPAFWRPWP; this is translated from the exons ATGGTCACCCGGGAGCGAGCTGAGAATAGGGACGGCCCCAAG ATGCTGAAGCCGTTGGTGGAGAAGCGGCGCCGGGACCGCATCAACCGCAGCCTAGAAGAGCTGAGGCTGCTGCTCCTGGAGAGGACCAGGGACCAG AACCTCCGGAACCCGAAGCTGGAGAAAGCGGAGATACTGGAGTTCGCCGTGGGCTACTTGAGGGAGCGAAGCCGGGTGGAGCCCCCGG GGGTTCCCCGGTCCCCAGGCCAGGACGCCGAGGCGCTCGCCAGCTGCTACTTGTCCGGCTTCCGCGAGTGCCTGCTTCGCTTGGCGGCCTTTGCGCACGACGCCAGCCCGGCCGCCCGCTCCCAGCTTTTCTCCGCGCTGCACGGCTACCGGCGCCCCAAACCGCCCCGGCCCGAGGCTGTAGATCCAGGGCTCCCAGCGCCGCGCCCACCGCTGGACCCCGCTTCACCAATCCTTGGCCCCGGGCTGCACCAGCGCCCCTCAGTGCACCAGGGCCCTCCCAGTCCCCGCCTCGCTTGGTCCCCATCCCACTGCTCCTCTCGCGCCGGGGATTCGGGCGCGCCGGCGCCCCTCACCGGACTgctgccgccaccgccaccgccttACAGACAAGACGGGGCACCCAAGGCCCCGCCACTTCCACCGCCCGCGTTTTGGAGACCTTGGCCCTGA